Proteins found in one Patagioenas fasciata isolate bPatFas1 chromosome 13, bPatFas1.hap1, whole genome shotgun sequence genomic segment:
- the LOC136107483 gene encoding carbohydrate sulfotransferase 4-like, whose translation MHSCLRGCPEECTTQQCTCVRAALLESGLMVLQDTLLRSLATMVKPRRVQLLLILAVLSFLLIYFLPCSNNAITEVKPSPVHILILSSWRSGSSFTGQIFSQHPSVFYLMEPAWHVWVSMYQNSAEVLRMAVRDLVRSVFLCDMSVFDAYMSSQKKKSDLFQWESSRALCSPPACDLFSRSDIITADNCRIICGEYPFSKVEEACKTYSHVVIKEVRFFDLKVLYPLLTDPSLNLKIIHLVRDPRAVFRSRQNTVANLKRDSDIVVGSQRTQGEMGPYNTMEVICKSHAEIYKAGSQATPSFLKDRYLLVRYEDIVRDPLARVAQMYRFAGLHFTPELQKWVHNITHGKGQGAQAFDIGSRDALKVSQAWRKALPFQKIEKVQNLCKDVMDLLGYRLVQSEKEQKNMSLDLLFARNSSE comes from the exons ATGCACAGCTGTCTGCGTGGCTGCCCGGAGGAGTGTACAACACAGCAGTGTACATGTGTGAGGGCAGCTTTGCTTGAATCAGGTCTGATGGTGCTTCAAGACACCTTGTTAAG GTCCCTTGCAACCATGGTGAAGCCTAGAAGAGTGCAGCTGCTTCTGATCCTGGCGGTTCTGTCTTTCCTTCTGATCTACTTTCTACCCTGCAGCAACAATGCCATCACGGAAGTAAAACCTTCTCCAGTCCACATCCTCATTCTTTCCTCCTGGCGGTCAGGATCTTCCTTCACTGGACAAATCTTCAGCCAGCACCCTAGCGTCTTCTACCTGATGGAGCCTGCGTGGCATGTGTGGGTTTCGATGTACCAGAACAGTGCTGAAGTCTTACGCATGGCGGTGCGGGACCTAGTCCGGTCGGTGTTTCTGTGTGACATGTCTGTGTTTGATGCTTACATGtctagccagaagaaaaagtctgATTTATTTCAGTGGGAGTCAAGCCGAGCATTGTGCTCCCCCCCAGCCTGTGACTTGTTCAGTCGCAGTGACATAATCACTGCAGACAACTGCAGAATAATCTGTGGCGAGTACCCATTCAGCAAGGTGGAGGAAGCCTGTAAAACCTACAGCCATGTTGTCATCAAGGAGGTTCGGTTCTTTGACCTGAAAGTTCTCTACCCTCTTCTCACTGATCCGTCCCTGAACCTCAAAATCATTCACTTGGTACGCGATCCTCGAGCTGTgttcagatcccgacagaatacAGTGGCAAACCTGAAACGCGACAGTGACATTGTTGTGGGGTCCCAGAGGACACAGGGAGAAATGGGGCCCTACAACACAATGGAAGTGATCTGCAAAAGCCACGCTGAGATTTACAAGGCAGGCAGCCAAGCCACTCCCAGCTTCCTGAAAGATCGCTACCTGCTGGTTCGCTATGAAGACATAGTCAGAGACCCACTAGCAAGGGTTGCTCAGATGTACAGGTTTGCAGGACTCCATTTCACACCTGAGCTTCAGAAGTGGGTGCACAACATCACCCATGGGAAGGGACAGGGAGCACAGGCCTTTGATATTGGGTCCAGAGATGCGCTGAAAGTATCCCAGGCCTGGAGGAAGGCCCTTCCCTTCCAGAAAATAGAGAAAGTGCAAAATTTGTGCAAGGATGTGATGGACTTGCTGGGCTACAGGCTTGTTCAGtctgaaaaagagcaaaaaaatatGTCGCTGGATCTTTTGTTTGCTCGGAACTCCTCTGAGTAA